In Chryseobacterium sp., the genomic window AATGAAAATAATATTTCCATAAAGGCTCTTATAAAAGATCTGGAGTATGGCTCGCAGAGAAAACTGATGTACCGGATTAAAAATATGGATAAAGTTTGGAAAAAACTGTCAAAAAAGGCTGCGCTTAATCTTAATAGCCTTGCCCCGGGAAAATATGAAATTGAATTCGGGATTGCAGATAAATTTACCGGAGAGGTTTTTTATAATAAGCCTATCACAATAACTGTAGCCAAAGTTTTTTATCAGACATTTTTATTCTGGGTCATTATCGGAGGTTTATTTTTTGGAAGCCTGATCATAGCCATAAGCCGGTGGAAATTTATCAGACAGCAGAATGAATTTAAAGAAAAAATGGCCCTCGAATCCCAAAGAAATAAGATTACAGCAGACCTTCATGACGATATCGGGTCTACATTAAGCAGCTTGCAGATCAACTCTGTCGTTGCCGGAGAACTGATCGGAAAACAAAAAATAAATGATGCCCGAAAAGTCCTTAAAAGTATTGAAGACCAGTCCCGGAAACTCTCCGAAAACATGAGTGATATTGTCTGGAGTTTAAAGCCAAATAAAGACTCCCTGATGACGCTTTCCACAAGGATCAGAAATATAGCAAGCGAAATTTTAGGGAGTACAGATATTGATTATACCATAACCATTGATGAAACCATTGATGATGAGATTACAAATTTCAGCAGTAAGAAAAATATTATCCTCATTGTAAAAGAAGCCTTAAATAATGCCGTGAAATACAGTAAGGCAGATGAGATTTCCATTGAATGTAAGAAAGATGAAAGCAGTCACATTCTTGAAATAAAAGATAACGGGACAGGCTTTGATGAATCCGTTACAAAAGGCAACGGAATAGGAAACATGAAAAAAAGAACCTCGGAAATGAATGGTATTTTTGATCTGAGGTCCAGTGCCGGAACAGTGATCAGAATTCTTATCCCTAGATCTAGGGATTGAAGAAGATCATTTGACAGTATAACTTTGAACAGATTTAGCAAACTTTATTATGATCAGAATATTTGCGTATGATGACAACCCGGAACGCTTACACAGCCTGCGGATTTTGATTGAACTTTCCGAGAATATGGAATACATCGGTGAGGCTCCCAATTGTGAGTCGGTGGAAGAAGAAATGCAGCAGTATCAGCCCGATATTGTACTAATGGATATCAATATGCCTGGGGTAGACGGTATTGAAGGTTTGAAAATAATTAAATCCAGATTTCCACAAATAAAAGTGCTGGTACAGACTGCTTTTGATGATAGTGAGAAGATTTTCAGATCTATTTCAGGCGGAGCAAGCGGATACATTCTGAAAAGTGACAATCCAAGAAGAATTCTTCAGGCGATCGAAGAAGTCTATGAAGGCGGAGCATCTATGAATCCGGCAATTGCCAAACGTGTGTTGGAATATTTTCAGCCTACAGCAGGACAAAAGCTTCTGACACAAAAAGAACAGGAGGTTCTTAAACTGCTATCCGGCGGACTGAGCTATAAGATGATCGCTGATAAATTAGAGATCAGTTATTCTACCGTAAATACCCATATTAAGCATATTTACAACAAACTTCATGTTTCTTCACTGGGAGAAGCCGTCTCATGGTATTTTAAAAATATGAAAGAGTAAAACCCTGGAATATCCTGTATTTATACTTTTTGAACGTCCCTACAATTAGGGATTTTTTTATGTTTTGTTTTCAGTGAATTTTGATAAACAATTCTAAACTAATTGATATGAAAAAGAATTTTACTTTTATGAGAAAAGCGGCTGCTGTTTTAGGAATATTATTTTTTGCAGCAGCAGGTGCACAAGAAGCAAGACCGGGAAATCCGATCGGTGGAATCATAGTAAAAGGCGGAAAAAATCCCGGTGGAAATCTCCTTATTTCTGTGGGTGGAGGTGGCATAGTTCCGGGGAATAATTTTAAGAATGAAAACCATGTAGGAAATGCATTCAACGGAACTATTAATCTGTATGTTCCCATTTTTACATTGAACAGTACGGAAACAAATTACGCCTCACTGGGAGTGAACGGAGGGGTTGGTTTTTTCGGAATGAAAAAAGACTATCAACCTGGCAGCTTTGCTTATAATGTTTCGGGGCAGACTGCACAGCCTGTTCTTAGAAATGAAACAGGAAATGGAAACCGGCAAAATGGCTTTATCGGAGAAGCAGGAGCGCAGGCTAATTTTTCTTTTAATAAATTTACCCTGTCACCCATTGTGAATCTGGCTTATATCAGCTTAAAAGAAACCCGGTTTTCTACAGTACAGACCACCAATATCAACGGGCAGAGCCAGAGTTTTGAAATTTCACGGCAGGAAAGTTCCAAAGCAGATGGATTGGGAATCGTTCCTAAGCTTAGATTGTCTTATTTCCCTGGGAAAGTCGGCTTTTTTATTGAAGGAAGCTATATTGCCGGGCCCGGTGTAAAAAATACATCGGTAGCTTTCAAACCTGCCGGGGCTCCGAATAGTGAAGGCTTTTACAGCATAGATCAGATGAAGGCCGGAAAATATGAATCCAGGGAAACTGAAAATAACTTTAATGCTTTTGGATTGAATATAGGAGTGGTCTTTAGCATCCCTTCAGGAAGAAATGAAAAAGGAATTAAAAATGCCGGAAATTTAGAAACCCCGGAATCTAAACCCAGTAATAGCTGCGTTTGTTTAAGCTCACCAACGGCTTCTGTACAGTTTCCGAATACCAGCGGACCTTCAATTAATCCAGGTGGTACTTTGACAATTCCTTACAATACCACAAACTCCGGTAAATTTCTAAGAGTTGAAGCTTCACCCCACCCATACAATTCATTGAATACCGGTACTTGGCAATCTCATATAACGATCCTTACAAACGGAAGCCCAAGCATTGTAAGTACAGGAGGAAATCCATATACTCATGCCAGTGGCCAAAATCCTTCAGCACGGTTAATTCCCTTTTCCAGTCTGATTGTGGGCACCAATACGATATGCATCAATGTAAAATGTCCATCATCAGGCAGTACTTGCTCAATAGGATGTTTCACTGTTATTGTGGAAGGACCTCCGGCTCAGTCTTCAGGAACTATCACCGCAACACCGGTCTGCTGTACGAGATTTATTGTTGCCCCAGGTAACCCCCATAAAGAAGTGCTTACAGGGCAGGTTAAATTTAAAATGGCGGGAACAGTGGTGAATGCTAAATTGAAAATAAAATCTGCGGGAGGAAGTGTTGCTTATGAAAATTTTGTACAAAATGGTTTTACAGGATGCTATACGATGCCTGTTGAGATCTCAATAGTTAATAATGCGAACCTGCCTGTAGGATCATCTACAGTAAACAGTGTCCCGGTCTATAAATATTCGAAAAAATTTGGTTGTGTTAATTTAGGGCCTAAATTACCTTACCAAAGCATACCCGGTATAAAACAACCGTAATAAATATCGAAAAGGGGGACAGCCAATGTCCCTCTTTTTTTATTCACGGTCTTTTTTGGCTAATGATTTATCGACCCAGATCGTAGCAAAAGGGAAAAATGCAGCCAATAAGGCGAAAACAAAATCTTCATCATCCCATTTGAAAATTTTTCTTACCGGGAGGCAGAATAAAAGATACAGGGTAAAAAACAAACCATGGATGTTACCAATGATGATGATAAAAATGGTGGGAAGCAGACCTTCATCATCATATCTTTTCCAGATCATTGCAACCCCATACAATAGAAAACAGGTGATTGCTTCCGCTACACAGATCTGCTTAAACCATTTAATGACTTTGTCCTGGGGATATTTCGTGAAAAATTTTTCGATGAAGTTCATGTCTTTACTGATAAGTGAAGAGTTAAAAGTGAAGAGTCCTTCTCTTGCTTTCAGCTTCTCATTTCCTGGGGGCAAAATTACTTATAAAAACTGCTTCCATCCAAATATTCAAAAACTTCGGGGGGAAGCATAGGCCTTACATTCTTGCCTTCTTTGAGCATACTGCGGATTTCTGTGGCGGAAAGCTCTATTACTGGAGCTTTTATTAAAGAAATATTTTCATGCTCCGGATATTTTGAATCTTTTTTCTCACCTTCAAATACTCTTGGATAAACAATGATATGATGGTTTTTAATCAGGATATCAGAATTTTTCCATTTATGAAGACTGTTGAGGTTGTCTTCTCCCATAATAAGGCTGAATGAATAATCCGGGTATTTTTCATGAAGATAAGTCAGGGTATCGATTGTATAGCTGGGCTTCGGAAGAGAGAATTCAACGTTGGAAGCCCTCATATTCGGATAATTCTTTACTGCGAGCTGTACCATATCAAGCCGGTTGTGATCATTCAGTAAAGACTTCTTATCCTTAAAGGGATTTTGAGGACTCACCACAAACCACAATTCATCCATATCAGAATTCTCCAAAATATAATTGGCCAGAATAAGATGCCCGATATGGATGGGATTGAAAGATCCGAAGAATAAACCGATTTTTTTCATATGAATTTTAAATAATAGGAAGTAGAATTGTTTTTAGGTTTTACATCATTGAACTTTACAGGGATCAATAAGGAGAGCACAATAGGATTAATCCATGAATACATCCTGTTAAATATCTTTACAGCAAGGCATTCATTATAATATGCCATATCCGTTTTGATTTCCATTATCTTCAGCCTGAGTCCTGCAACCTGTCATCTAATCCCTAAACTTCACATCCTTTATGTTGAGGTAGTGCGTGATATTGCCTTTCCAGTGGTTTTCCTCCAAAGTAAATGCAAGGTCAAAATTTTTATTTTTAAAATCTTCAGCAAACGGACCGAGCTTGAAGCCCACACACTCAATATTGCGTCCTGTAGATTCCTGCTTGATATAAAACTTAATATGGTTGTTATCCTTGCCCATCGTTTTAACATAGCCGGAAAGCTTCTGGTCAGTCAATGTAAAAATAGGCTTCATATTGTGAGGCCCAAAAGGAGCTAGTTTTCTATGGAAGTTGATAAATTCCCTGTTGATTTCATCGATATTGATTTCGCAGTCAATCGTGATAGAAGGTTCTTTCTGATGCTCCTGGATTTTTTCAGAAACGATTCTTTCAAATTTTTCTTTAAAGGCATCAAACTTATCTTTTTCCATGGAAAGTCCGGCAGCGGCGTGATGCCCCCCGAATTTCAGGAAATATTCAGAACACATATCAAGAGCTTCGTGCACGTCAAAATCAGAAACCGATCTTGCAGAAGCTACCATTTCTCCGTTGTTGCCGTCCGTAAATACTAAAGTCGGTTTGTAATACGTTTCAATAAGCCTGGAGGCCACAATGCCGATCACCCCTTTATTCCATTCAGGATGATAAACAATGGTGGTATATTTTGTTTCCTGCTGGGATTCTATAATTTGGTTCAGAGCGGAAAGGGTAGAGTTCATATCCAGCTCACGCCTTTCATCGTTAAGATTCATAATATCATTAACGATCTGGTTCGCATGCTTCAGGTTATCGGAAACCATAAGTTCCACAGCTGCTTTACCATGTGAGATTCTGCCGGCAGCATTAATTTTCGGAGCAATTTCAAAAACAATATTTGAAATTTCAAAATGAGAAAGTTTATCCTCAGGAATCAGCAGCCTTAGTCCAAGATTTCTTGTTTTTCGGAGCGTCTTTAATCCCATTTTAGCCAGAACCCGGTTTTCTCCCGTCATGGAAACGATGTCCGCGGCAATGGAAATGGCCAGAAGATCCGTGAGTTCAAATAATTCTGCTTCCGGAAGTTTATAAATGGTATTTAACCCCTGGCAGAGCTTAAAGCCGACTCCACATCCGGAAAGCTCCTTGAACGGATAGCGGCAATCGCTTCTTTTCGGGTCTAAGACAGCTACCGCATTCGGAATTTCTTCGCCGGGTAAATGGTGATCGCAAATGATAAAATCAATCCCTAAATCCTGGGCATAATTAATCATGTCCAAAGCTTTGATTCCGCAGTCTAAGGCGATGATTAATGAAAAACCGTTTTCTTTTGCGAAATCAATTCCTTCCGTGGAAATTCCGTACCCTTCAGAATTTCTGTCGGGGATATAATAATCTAAATATTTTTTCTGAACGATTTTGCTGAGGTACAGATACATCAAGGCAACGGCAGTGGTCCCGTCTACATCATAATCTCCGTACACCAGTATCTTTTCTCCGTTTTCTATGGCAGTCGCAATACGTTCTACTGCTTTCTGCATATCCGCCATCAGAAAGGGATTGTGGATGTCTGTAAGGTTTGGTTTGAAAAACTCCCTGGCCTTTTGATAATTGTCAATGCCTCTAAGAACGAGGAGTTTAGATTCGAAAGTTCCAAAACCAAGTGACGAACTTAATCCATCCACAATTTCCTCATCAGGTTCGGGCTTATAAATCCATGTTTGACTCATTTCACAAAAATAGGGAATTATATTTTAAAAATGAGTCCATGGAGATGTTAATCTGAAAATAGTAAGTCTGTAAAATAGGATCCTGTATTCTGCAGAATTTTGATATAAATAAGAATTTTATAAAGGGTCTGTTATCGAAAACGGGGATTTTTTGACCTGTTATTTCTTACTATGACCGGCTGGTTTTTGAAATATTTGATCACGGAAAGATAAAATACGTACGCTTCTAAGCAGACCTTTAAAATGATGAAATAAGATTAAATGAGTAAACAACGAAATTTTATTCTTAAAAAATAGATGGTTTCTATTATTTATTCTAAATTTTTAATTGTATATAACATAATTTTTGGTATTATTATTTGTATTTAATGTGTTAAATAATGTTAAATTAATATAATTTATCAAAATAAAATTATATTTGTTAGATATAAAAATATGTTATGAATAAAAAATTACATTTGGTTTTTTGGAGTTTAGTAGGTTTATTGTTTGCTGGGATAAATGTTCAGGCGCAATGTGCGCCTGTAAATGTTCCGTATCTGGAAAATTTCGAAGCGTCATCTGCTCTTCCGGATTGTACTTCTTCTCAGGCTGTGAATTCAGGATTCTGGATGTCTTCTTCAAATGTGGCAGGGTTTTCTACTCGTGTATTAGCAGGGTATTCAAGTACATCAGCAAATATGAATTTATGGTTTTATACAAAAGCAGTAAATCTGCAGGCAGGCAAAACTTATAAGCTTGCTTTTGAATATGCTAACCATCTTGGAATCCAGAGTTTTAAAGTGGCTTATGGAACTTCTGCAGTAGATACTTCAATGACCAATCTTATTCAGGATTATCCTAATGTGACAGTGGGGACAAAAACGCCTGCTGGTTTTACCTTTACACCTGCTGTGAGTGGTGTTTATTATTTTGGATTTAATCTTTATACGGCTGCAAGCGGCCGATGGGGATATTTATACCTGGATAATATATCTGTTACAGAAGATGCGGCACTTGCTGTTTCAGAGAATCAATTGCCAGGTAATGGGTTGAAATTGTATCCCAATCCGACAGCTGGCTACTTGTATGTAAAGTCTGACCGGAAAATCGCCAATGTAAAAATACTTGATGCTTCAGGTAAATTGGTTAAATCACTAGAGAAAGCAGATCAGAAGATAGATGTTTCGCAATTAACAAGCGGAACTTATATGATGGTGGTGGAAAGTGCTGACGGTACTTCATCAGCCCATAATTTCATTAAGAAATAATTTAAAATATGTATTTGGCTGTAATGCAAATAGCTGCTCAACCGGGCGGCTGTTTGTTTTTATTTTTTTTGTAACGTTTTACAACAGGGAATATATTTCAATGATTTTATGATATCCCGTCGGAAGTTTTCTTTAAAGTTTGACAAAGAGTTGTTCAGGATGGTAATGCTTTCGGGTTCTCTGTTTTATGGCGGTGCAATGCGTTCTGCTGCTTTCTTTATACACTGTCAGAAAGGGGTCGGATTTCTGTAAGGCTTGGTTTGAAAATTCTCCGGGCTTTTGATAATTATCAATGCTTCTAAGAACGAGGTGGTTAGATTTGAAAAATGAGTTCATGGAGATGTTAATCTGAAAATAGTAAGTCTGTAAAACAGGATCCTATATTCTGCGGAATTTTGACATATATAAGAATTTTATAAGGGGTCAGTTATCGAAAACGGGATTTTTTGACCTGTTATTTCTTACTATGACCGGCTGATTTTTGAAATATTTTACCCTGGAACGATAAAACAGGTCTGTTTTTAAGTAGATTTTTAAAATTATGAAAATAAAATTAAATGCTTAAACAACGAAATTTTATTCTTAAAAAATGATCAGTTTCTATTATTTATTCTAAACTTTAAATTATATATAATATAATGTTTAGCTTTAAAGTTTATTTTTAATGTGTTAAATATGGTTAATTTATTATTATTTATCAAAATAAAATTATATTTGTTAGACATAAAAAATACGTTATGAATAAAAAATTACATTTAGTTTTTTTGAGTTTAGTGAGCTTATTGTTTGCTAAGATGAATGCTCAGACTTATCAGTCGTTGAGTGTAAGCAGTGGTTACAATTCGGATCTTATTGCCAATGGATCGGGTGCTGTTTCAACAAGTACTACAGAAAGTGTGGATGCTGCGACAGGCGGATATGCATTTATGTCTACTGATTTTGTCAATGGTTCGGGTGTTGCTCCTCTGTCAGGATTGCCTGCTAATGGGTTGATCAATTCTGTGGCCACTTCCGGGTTGCCTTTTCAGCTGGCGTCTTATAGCGGGAATAATGCTTTGAGATTAGCGAATACGAATGATGCGGGAAGTGTAAGCTTTTCCGCAAATCCTAAAGCTTCCAAGCTTTATATGCTTGCTACATCGGGGGGGGGAAGTTGTGTAGCTGAGGTTGTTGTTACTTTTGCAGACAATACGACCCAGACTTTTTCAGGAACTTCGGTAAGTGACTGGTACGGAGGGTCTTCTTATGCGATACAGGGGATAGGAAGGGTGAACAGGGCTAATGATGATATAGAGAATAATTCAGTTGATCCAAGATTATATGAGATCGGCTTGGTTATTCCTTATGTTAGCCAGACGAAAGATATTTCCAGTGTTTCTGTAAAGAAAACTTCGGGTACGGGGATATTGTGTGTGTTTGGTTTTTCTTATAAGATTCCAAGCAGTTGTGCTGAGCCGGTTAATTTGTCTGCGTCAAATGTAGCGTCTAATTCTGCTACTGTTTCCTGGGATGCGGTTCCTGGCGTATCTTCATATGAGCTGTATCAGAGTACCTCAAATGTTGCTCCTGCTGCTGCTTCCACGCCAACAGTTACGGGGATCACTGGTGCGACAACAAATCTTACGGGGCTGACTCCTTCCACTCAATACTATGTATGGGTAAGATCAAATTGCAGCGGAAGTACCGGAGATTGGAGTTCTGCTTCTGCTTCTTTTACAACATTATGTGCGCCTGTAAATGTTCCGTATCTGGAAGATTTTAATGCTTCTGCTTCCTTTCCGCCGTGTACTTCGTGGCAAAAAGTGAATCAGGGTACCTGGTACTTTTTTTCAAACTTTGGTGGGTTTACATCCCGTACATTAAGCGGGGCTGCAAGTGGCAGTGCAACGGATTTATGGTTTTATACAAAAGCATTAAATCTGGAGGCTGGGAAAACTTATAAGCTTAGCTTTGATTATAGCACCTGGTTAGGGGCTCAGAGTTTTAAGGTGGCTTACGGGACTTCTGCGGTAAATACTTCAATGACCAATCTTATTCAGGATTATCCTGGCGTGACCAAAGACAATACGCCAACATCTGTCAATCTTACCATTACACCGACGGTAAGTGGCGTTTATTATATTGGGTTTAACCAGTATACAAATGGTTTTAGCTACTTGTTTATAGATAATATATCCGTTACGGAAGATGTGACTCTTGCTGTTTCAGAGAATCAATTGTCAGATAATGGGGTGAAATTGTATCCTAACCCTACAAGTGACTACTTATATCTGAAAACTGACCGGAAAATTGCCAATGTAAAAATACATGATGCTTCAGGGAAGTTGGTTAAATCACAAGATAAACCGGATCAGAAGATCGATGTTTCACAATTAGCAAGCGGAACTTATATGATGGTAGTGAAAGGTGCTGACGGTACTTCATCAACCCATAATTTCATTAAGAAATAATTTAAAATATTTATTTAGCTTTAATGCAAATAGCTGCTCAGCCGGGCAGCTATTTGTTTTTGTCTTTTTGTAAAGTCTCACAGCTGAGAATACATTTTTATCTTAATTCTTTTACTTTTTTTATCAGATGTTCTATAGGTCATGGCACTGTCGATGATTCCTGGGGGTCAGTTCGATTATTTTGTTCCGCTTTGTTTCTATGGCGGAGGTTTGGTTGAAAAACTCCGTGGGCTTTTGATGATTGTCGATCTCTCTAAAAACGAATGGTTTCTCAGAACCAGGTGAAAGAACTTGATTCATTTACAATTTTCTCATCGGTTAAATAGGAGCTGGTATTCTGCGGAATTTTGATATAAATAAGAATTTTATAAGGGGTCTGTCATCGAAAATGGGGATGTATACCTGTGATTTCTTACTATGACCGGCTAATTTTTGAAATGTTTTACCATTGGGAAGATAAAACAGCTGTGTTTTTAAGTAGGTTTTTAAAATTATGAAAATAAAATTAAATGCTTAAACAACGAAATTTTATTCTTAAAAAATGATCGGTTTCTATTATTTATTCTAAACTTTAAATTATATATAATATAATGTTTAGCTTTGATGTTTGGTGTTAATGTGTTAAATATGGTTAATTTATTATTGTTTATCAAAATAAAATTATATTTGTTAGATATAAAAAATACGTTATGAATAAAAAATTACATTTAGTTTTTTTGAGTTTAGTGGGCTTATTGTTTGCTAAGATGAACGTTCAGGCGCAATGTGTGCCTGTAAATGTTCCGTATCTGGAAGATTTTAATGCTTCTGCTTCCTTTCCGCCGTGTACTTCGTGGCAAAAAGTGAATCAGGGTACCTGGTCCTTTTATACAGTGTTGGGTGGGTTTACGTCCCGCACATTAGCCGGGTCTGCCAATGGCAGTGGAACGGATTTGTGGTTTTATACAAAAGCATTAAATCTGGAGGCTGGGAAAACTTATAAGCTTAGCTTTGATTATAGCACCTGGTTAGGGGCTCAGAGTTTTAAGGTAGCTTATGGGACTTCTGCGGTAAATACTTCAATGACCAATCTTATTCAGAATTATCCTGGCGTGACCAAAGACAATACGCCGACATCTGTCAATCTTACCATTACACCGACGGTAAGTGGCGTTTATTATATTGGATTTAACCAGTATACAAATGGTTTTAGCTACTTGTTTTTTGATAATATATCCGTTACAGAAGATGTAACTCTTGCTGTTTCAGAGAATCAATTGTCAGGTAATGGGGTGAAATTGTATCCTAACCCGGCAAGTGACTACCTATACCTGAAAACTGACCGGAAAATTGCCAATGTAAAAATACATGATGCTTCAGGGAAGCTGGTTAAATCACAAGATAAACCAGATCGGAAGATCGATGTTTCACAATTAGCAAGCGGAACTTATATGATGGTAGTGAAAGGTGCTGACGGTACTTCATCAACCCATAATTTCATTAAGAAATAATTTAAAATATTATTTAGCTTTAATGCAAATAGCTGCTCAGCCGGGCAGCTATTTGTTTTTGTCTTTTTGTAAAGTCTTACAGCTGAGAATACATTTTTCTCTTAATTCTTTTACTTTTTTTATCGATGTTCCATAGGTCATGGCGCTGTCGATGATTCCTGGGGGTCAGTTCGATTATTTTGTTCCGCTTTGTTTCTATGGCGGTGTAATGGATTTTGGTAATTGTCGATATTTCTAATAACGAGTAGTTTTCCAAAACCGGGTGGGAGAATGTAATCCATCCACAATTGCCTCGTTGGTAATACGATCTGGTATTCTGCGGAATTTTAAAACAAGGAAGAGTCTTATAGAGTGTCTGTCATCGAAAATGGGGATGTACACCTGTTATTTCTTACTATGACCGGCTGATTTTTGAAATATTTTACCATTGGGAAGGTAAAGCAGGTGTGTTCTTAAGTAGGTTTTTAAAATTATGAAATAAAATGATTAAACGGCGAAATTTTATTCTTAAAAAATGAATCGTTTTTATTATTTATTCTAAATTTTAAATTATTAATAATATAACATTTATTTTTAATGTTTGTTATTAATGTGTTAAATGCGGTTAAAACGTTATTATTTATCAAAATAAAATTATATTTGTCAGATATAAAAATTACGTATGAATAAAAATTACATTTAGTTTGGTAATACCTAAATGCACCCAACAAAATTATGAGGATGTAACAGATCCAGAAA contains:
- the recJ gene encoding single-stranded-DNA-specific exonuclease RecJ → MSQTWIYKPEPDEEIVDGLSSSLGFGTFESKLLVLRGIDNYQKAREFFKPNLTDIHNPFLMADMQKAVERIATAIENGEKILVYGDYDVDGTTAVALMYLYLSKIVQKKYLDYYIPDRNSEGYGISTEGIDFAKENGFSLIIALDCGIKALDMINYAQDLGIDFIICDHHLPGEEIPNAVAVLDPKRSDCRYPFKELSGCGVGFKLCQGLNTIYKLPEAELFELTDLLAISIAADIVSMTGENRVLAKMGLKTLRKTRNLGLRLLIPEDKLSHFEISNIVFEIAPKINAAGRISHGKAAVELMVSDNLKHANQIVNDIMNLNDERRELDMNSTLSALNQIIESQQETKYTTIVYHPEWNKGVIGIVASRLIETYYKPTLVFTDGNNGEMVASARSVSDFDVHEALDMCSEYFLKFGGHHAAAGLSMEKDKFDAFKEKFERIVSEKIQEHQKEPSITIDCEINIDEINREFINFHRKLAPFGPHNMKPIFTLTDQKLSGYVKTMGKDNNHIKFYIKQESTGRNIECVGFKLGPFAEDFKNKNFDLAFTLEENHWKGNITHYLNIKDVKFRD
- a CDS encoding ATP-binding protein, which translates into the protein MILARIEGKNKYKIIGKILPNIQSFYLQEDVKNKQYWVGTNQGVYLLDQNFKILKIFDSNNNLAGTYIYGLLLDDFGRIWCSHQRGLSSIDTKTHMISNYDKEDGIQYWDFNNRTFLKASDGTLYFGGVKGLNYFKPPLKLNSFYHPEIYFDEILINNNRYVSRKGINFLKELHLRYNENNISIKALIKDLEYGSQRKLMYRIKNMDKVWKKLSKKAALNLNSLAPGKYEIEFGIADKFTGEVFYNKPITITVAKVFYQTFLFWVIIGGLFFGSLIIAISRWKFIRQQNEFKEKMALESQRNKITADLHDDIGSTLSSLQINSVVAGELIGKQKINDARKVLKSIEDQSRKLSENMSDIVWSLKPNKDSLMTLSTRIRNIASEILGSTDIDYTITIDETIDDEITNFSSKKNIILIVKEALNNAVKYSKADEISIECKKDESSHILEIKDNGTGFDESVTKGNGIGNMKKRTSEMNGIFDLRSSAGTVIRILIPRSRD
- a CDS encoding response regulator transcription factor, coding for MIRIFAYDDNPERLHSLRILIELSENMEYIGEAPNCESVEEEMQQYQPDIVLMDINMPGVDGIEGLKIIKSRFPQIKVLVQTAFDDSEKIFRSISGGASGYILKSDNPRRILQAIEEVYEGGASMNPAIAKRVLEYFQPTAGQKLLTQKEQEVLKLLSGGLSYKMIADKLEISYSTVNTHIKHIYNKLHVSSLGEAVSWYFKNMKE
- a CDS encoding T9SS type A sorting domain-containing protein, whose translation is MNKKLHLVFLSLVGLLFAKMNVQAQCVPVNVPYLEDFNASASFPPCTSWQKVNQGTWSFYTVLGGFTSRTLAGSANGSGTDLWFYTKALNLEAGKTYKLSFDYSTWLGAQSFKVAYGTSAVNTSMTNLIQNYPGVTKDNTPTSVNLTITPTVSGVYYIGFNQYTNGFSYLFFDNISVTEDVTLAVSENQLSGNGVKLYPNPASDYLYLKTDRKIANVKIHDASGKLVKSQDKPDRKIDVSQLASGTYMMVVKGADGTSSTHNFIKK
- a CDS encoding T9SS type A sorting domain-containing protein, encoding MNKKLHLVFLSLVSLLFAKMNAQTYQSLSVSSGYNSDLIANGSGAVSTSTTESVDAATGGYAFMSTDFVNGSGVAPLSGLPANGLINSVATSGLPFQLASYSGNNALRLANTNDAGSVSFSANPKASKLYMLATSGGGSCVAEVVVTFADNTTQTFSGTSVSDWYGGSSYAIQGIGRVNRANDDIENNSVDPRLYEIGLVIPYVSQTKDISSVSVKKTSGTGILCVFGFSYKIPSSCAEPVNLSASNVASNSATVSWDAVPGVSSYELYQSTSNVAPAAASTPTVTGITGATTNLTGLTPSTQYYVWVRSNCSGSTGDWSSASASFTTLCAPVNVPYLEDFNASASFPPCTSWQKVNQGTWYFFSNFGGFTSRTLSGAASGSATDLWFYTKALNLEAGKTYKLSFDYSTWLGAQSFKVAYGTSAVNTSMTNLIQDYPGVTKDNTPTSVNLTITPTVSGVYYIGFNQYTNGFSYLFIDNISVTEDVTLAVSENQLSDNGVKLYPNPTSDYLYLKTDRKIANVKIHDASGKLVKSQDKPDQKIDVSQLASGTYMMVVKGADGTSSTHNFIKK
- the nadD gene encoding nicotinate (nicotinamide) nucleotide adenylyltransferase, with translation MKKIGLFFGSFNPIHIGHLILANYILENSDMDELWFVVSPQNPFKDKKSLLNDHNRLDMVQLAVKNYPNMRASNVEFSLPKPSYTIDTLTYLHEKYPDYSFSLIMGEDNLNSLHKWKNSDILIKNHHIIVYPRVFEGEKKDSKYPEHENISLIKAPVIELSATEIRSMLKEGKNVRPMLPPEVFEYLDGSSFYK
- a CDS encoding T9SS type A sorting domain-containing protein — its product is MNKKLHLVFWSLVGLLFAGINVQAQCAPVNVPYLENFEASSALPDCTSSQAVNSGFWMSSSNVAGFSTRVLAGYSSTSANMNLWFYTKAVNLQAGKTYKLAFEYANHLGIQSFKVAYGTSAVDTSMTNLIQDYPNVTVGTKTPAGFTFTPAVSGVYYFGFNLYTAASGRWGYLYLDNISVTEDAALAVSENQLPGNGLKLYPNPTAGYLYVKSDRKIANVKILDASGKLVKSLEKADQKIDVSQLTSGTYMMVVESADGTSSAHNFIKK
- a CDS encoding DUF3817 domain-containing protein; this encodes MNFIEKFFTKYPQDKVIKWFKQICVAEAITCFLLYGVAMIWKRYDDEGLLPTIFIIIIGNIHGLFFTLYLLFCLPVRKIFKWDDEDFVFALLAAFFPFATIWVDKSLAKKDRE